The nucleotide sequence CCAAAAATGAGTCTCGAAGATGACGATGGAATGCTTTTGAACTTCACTACAGACGTTAGTAGTGAAGATAGAGTTGGATCTAAAAGTAATAGTAAAGTAACAGGTGGGAAATGGAAGGATAGAAGAAGGGCCAAGTTGTTACTTGAGGGCCGTAAACCTCGTGGAAGAGCTAGAGGACAAGAATTTCCTGGTGCTGAGGTTAGTGGAGAAGGGTCTGAAGATTTAGGCGAGGGTGAGTTGGAGGTTAAACGTTCAAGATACGAACAAGTCAAGGCGAGAGAGGAAGCGGCAGCCAAGCCAGCAGCGCCTCGGGAGGTGCAGCTAAACGCTCAGATTGTTTCTTCATTGTTTACATCAAGTAGGACTATTGATACGGTGACTAATAATAACGCACACGATGATAGTGCGGAGGTAAATCCATCGAATGCTCCGTTAGTTGGGGACACgtttgaagattttggtATAACGGAGACGATGGTGAAGCATTTGAACgagaaaatgaagatttCGAAGCCAACCAAGATTCAGAAGTTGGTGATTCCTCCGTTCATGCAAGCGAAGAACGATTTGTTCATTCACGCTCAAACGGGGTCCGGTAAGACGTTGGCGTTCTTGTTGCCtattttccaaaagattCTCTCGTTAGGCCAGAACGTGAATAGACAGTCGGGTTGCTTTGCGCTAATAGTGACGCCAACGAGAGAATTGGCCAACCAGATCTACCAAGTGACGACGGAATTGGCGCAGTGCTGTCATTTCTTAGTGCCGTGTCTACTTATTGGTGGTGAGAGAAAGAAGTCGGAAAAGGCAAGGCTCAGAAAGGGTGCCAATTTCATCATTGGAACTCCAGGTAGAGTGCTAGACCATTTACAGAATACCAAGGTCATTACAGAACAGTTGGCACCTAGTTTGAGATACGTTATCTTGGATGAAGGTGACAAATTGATGGAATTGGGTTTCGAAGAAACTTTAAAGGAAATCCTCAACATCATCCATGGCATCGATATCGACATCCATAGATTCCCCAAGCTTCCAAAGAGAATCTTGCACGTCCTATGTAGTGCGACTGTGAAGGGTAATGTCAGCAAGTTGGGCAACGTTACATTGCAAGACTACAAATTGATCAGCAGTGGCCAAAAGCAAACTGAAACGACTACTGTGCCGGACCAATTGATCCAAAAGATCGCTATTGTCCCTCCAAAGTTAAGACTAGTCACTTTAGCCGGTGTCTTGACGACACTAACTCAGAAACATTACAAGCTAGCCAAGACTGAGTGCACAAGAACCATAgtcttcttgtcttgttCCGACAGTGTCGATTTCCACTACGAAACTTTCTCATCCAACGACGGTAACTACAGAGGCCTTGTAGGGGACACAGCGAGATTGTTGACCAAGGGTAGCACAGTTTTGCCATGTTTCAGCGATCAAGAGGACCCCAACGTCATTTGCTACAAGTTACACGGGTCCCTATCGCAACAAACCAGAACCGCTACACTAAAACATTTCGCTACCAATAACGATGCAACCAAGGGCAGACATTTAATTCTCTTCTGTACAGATGTTGCTTCCAGAGGTCTCGATCTACCACATGTTAGCACCGTCATCGAAATGGACCCTCCATTCGCGGTAGAAGATCATTTGCATAGAATCGGGCGTACCGCTCGTGCCGGTTGCGAAGGTGAATCTCTCTTGTTCCTCTTGCcaggtgaagaagaaggataCATGGATTACATCAAGCCATACCATCCCAAGGGTTGGAAACTATTGACCTACGATGAGCAGATCCTAAGACCTGCTTTCGAGGGTCTCAACGTCAGAAGAACTGACAAAAAGAAGGCCGACTGGGATAAGCACGAGGCCCAAGCTTGGGACAACAATGCCACAACTTGGCATTTGAACGTCGAAAGACGTGTTCTAGAAGACTCCCACTTCAAAGAACTAGCAGTAAAGGGTTACATGTCGCACATCAGAGCCTACGCTACACATCTTTCTCAAGAAAAACAGTTCTTTAATTTGAAGTGTGTTCATCTTGGTCATCTAGCCAAGTCATTTGCACTAAGAGAGAGACCAAAGTCCATGGGTCTACAACAAGGTAAGGCTGGCTCTGCCGCTGCTGCATCTCAAAAGAAGCCTAAGGAAGATGCAAAGTCTAAAATGCTTCGTATGGCCAGAATGGCCATGAAACAAAGTAATGACGAATTCAACTTTGCATAAattatataaatatatatatacacatataaCAGGTATAAGATAAAGAGCGTACCTCTTCAAATTCCTTTAAGTTCCCTGAGGTTCCTTAAATAAAAAGATCACCACTTTTCCCCCGcagttatttttttttttcagaaaAAGGAAGTTGATTAAACAACATCCATTATTGTTcaaacaatgaaaaaagtCCGGAGAAATCTTGTAATCTGCAAGTTAGGCTGTTTACTGGGGTCTATGAAACCTGATACTTGCAGTACTTTATTACAAGGACAGTAACACAAGACTACACATACCTATAGGAGAAGAAAACGTGCATTATTTGgggttttttttcgttCGCTTAAGATGACCAGGAAACTTAGTCCacaagaaaagatgaaCAGAAAGCCGATAAATACGGCATGTGTGTTCTGTCACTCGAAGCATTTACAGTGTGATGTTGGTAGGCCTTGTCAGAATTGCACAAAACGTGGAATAGGCGAAACGTGTAGAGATAAAGAGCGTAAGCCTAGGAAAAGGGGACCGAGAAAGCTGAAGAGAGAGGGTTCAGTTGATCAGGAACAGAAGTTCGAGAAGGTGGCTAGTAGTGATAACAACGAATCAGTAACTATTGTGAGCACGATCCATCACAACATGTTGGTTCCTGTGGTGAATACAGCCAAGTCTAGTGTTAGAGAAGCAAAGCCAGCGAAGATATTGAAGCCAAAGAAACCTGTAGATGTAGCGACCAAGCGAAAGAACATTTCGAAGCTGGCCATGGATACGTTTCAGTTACCACTGCCCCCAGTTCATTCACAGCCTGAATCATCATTAGAAAAACACAAGAAGATAGTGTCTCCTGAGTTGCTGCCAAAGATACCAAGTCTAACACAGCTCTTCAACCCAACTGCGGAACCGGTAATTTCGGATGCCCTGCTGCCAAGTAACCAGAGCAGCACCACAAACATACCTTCACTGGTGGAGAAGATGAACCTCGAGCACAAGGATAGAGTGCAGGAACAGGTCGCTGACCATTTATCGCTTCATACGCGGGATCATTCATCAAACGATACTTCAGGTAACAGTAGTGGAGGAGAATTCGGCAGTGTATGGACTACCGAAGAGTATACAAAGTTGAACGATATGCTATCAACACCGAATCTCTCACGAAATGGATCAAAGACATATTTGAATGCGAATGCTACGTGGTCGCCAAGTAACATGATTAAGATGGATCCCATAGACGAGTCACCTAACCCTAACACTTCGAATAACATCTTGGCGTCTGCGGCAACGCAGAATCATACAATAAACCTTGCAGGCAATTCATTGAGAAGAACGAATTCTAGGCCGCATATCTCTTTGGACCAAATGGTAGGAGATTCGAGAAGAGGCGACTCTGTGACGGATACCTCGCCAGAATCGCAGTCTGCAGAAACTGCAGAAACGTTGACACCTTATAAATTCAGAATGATAGTTAAATCAGCAGAGGACTTGTACAAACACCAAGACTTGATTCAGCCACACAACTATAAATCTGCGTATCTAGAGTTATCAAAGTTTCTCAGGTCCAGATTCATTCAAGAAGGTGATAAAGCGGCGTCTTctcagaaagaagagagagatgGACCAGCTCAACTTCAAAACATTGCATATTCAATCAAGTCACATTACGCCCCAATATTCGTTACACTTACCACTAATTTGATTGCACAAGATCTAAAGTTGCAGGAACTTATTTTACAAAGGGCTCTATTGGAGTACGAAAGTATGGCAAAGCTAGTGAATTGTACTCCAATGTGTATTTGGAGGAGGTCTGGAGAAATATGCTTTGCTTCAAATGAATTTATCTCCTTGACAGGGTTTAGTAAAAAAGAGATCTTAAATCAAAGGAAGTTTATCATGGAGTTCATGGACAATGAGAGTATTGTTGACTATTACGACATATTCCACGAATATTTAGCATTTGGCTCCACTCAAGGTGGGGCATTTAGCTCTTCAATGGGAACATCTGACGGACAAGCTATCTTTAGTGAGTGTAATCTTTTGCTAAAGAATGGATGCTACCTCCGTTGTGCATGCATTTGGACGGTTAAAAGGGATGGATTTAACATCCCGATGTTGATTATGGGTCAATTCTTACCCATATTCGATATGGAATAGGGAGGAgttatattatttattctttttttttttgtttggttATTGGTTAGACCCAGTCGTTTCAACAGCTGGTAAAACCATATTGTAAGTATATAGGTATACACACGTACCCTAGTTTAACTAGgattataattattatgGTGTTTCTACAAGATAGCTAATATATTGTCCTGGAGTGAAGGTCTATCATTATCTCCCACTTGGACACGGTGTACCTTTTTCTGTACTTCTGGGCGCTCAGGCACCTTTTCCGTTTGTTCATCGGGTCCAGGTACATATACCGGTTTAGAAAATTCTGCTTGTGCCTTTTCGTAATCCCATACCCTACTTTGAAGTTTCGAGCGTTCTTGTTCCCTTTGCGAGCTGATTTCAGCCTTCAAATTGTGAATATCCTCTAAATCTTGAAGATCTTCCTCATCACTTATATCGTCGAACTCATCATCACTAGCTGCATTAACGTTGTCATTgccattcttctttttcacaGCTTCGGTCATAACGACTTTACCATCCTTACCTATCGTCAAATCTAATACGATCTTCTCACGTCTGCCgttcctttccttttcgaTCTTCTCCCATTTACGGAGGTTtcgctgctgcttcttcaattgcaATGCTCTTTCGTACGCTGACCCCCACATTACGTCTTCATTTAGTGCGAAATCGCTTGCGTTATCAATGATTTTCGTTCTTTCAGCACTCGTGTCCTGGTAGTGCAAGAGCTTTTCAAGCCGCATACGTGCTTCTTTCAACTGctcttcctcatcctcGTCACCACCAGCTTCCTCATCCTGGTTCAATATCTGCTGTCTCTTGGTCTCTCGTTCCTGGTTCCTGTCCTTTTCCACTCTTTGTAGCATTTTCTCCTGTTCCTTCCATAGATTTGTGCCGGCACCTGATGTGATCTTATATTTCTTAGTCTGTTTCGGCTTGGGCTTTGGCATATTTTCCTGCACTTTCTTGAGTTCAATATGCTCCTTCTCCATCTGGAGTAGCTTCATGATATTCTCACGTTCTTCGCGAGGAATTAGCTCTTCCTGGCAGAAACTGCAATTGTTCATGTGTAGTCCTTCTTTCACGCATATTATTTTCCCACAATGCAGACAATTGGGCGCAGGATCAAATATCGGGTGTCTTGTGCCCTGGCAATTGCACTTGTACTGTTCTGGGTTCCCGGTTCCGGACCTAAGCTCTAGCATCTTCAACACATCATCAATATCTTTCAAGGACTCTAGCCGTATTTCCTTGCTGTCTTTTGACGTTTTCCGGGGGGCACTTTCCTTCACGGGATGATGATCACTCCTCACAGTGGAAGTTTCGGGCTTTGCTTGTTTCACTGGGGCCACTGAGGCCACTGGCTTAACTGGGGCCACAGGTTTCACTGGGCTCACCGGTTTCACCGGGGCCACAGGTTTCACCGACTTTGGAGGCTCCATCAACCTCTCATTGAACTCAAAGATAAAATGCACCGACAGATCGTCCTGTCCCAATATCTCAAACAACGCCTGGGCTATTCTCTCGGAGTCTCCTCCATTTTCCTTGATGGTCTGCTCGCAAAGATCCTTTATCTGATCTGAGTCCAAAGGTAGAATATTCGGCAGCTCTTGCACAGCATATTCAATAGCCTGTTCTTTCGTCATACCAAATTGGTTCGTCTAAACTTTTCTACTGGATATA is from Kluyveromyces marxianus DMKU3-1042 DNA, complete genome, chromosome 2 and encodes:
- the RQT4 gene encoding Rqt4p, whose translation is MTKEQAIEYAVQELPNILPLDSDQIKDLCEQTIKENGGDSERIAQALFEILGQDDLSVHFIFEFNERLMEPPKSVKPVAPVKPVSPVKPVAPVKPVASVAPVKQAKPETSTVRSDHHPVKESAPRKTSKDSKEIRLESLKDIDDVLKMLELRSGTGNPEQYKCNCQGTRHPIFDPAPNCLHCGKIICVKEGLHMNNCSFCQEELIPREERENIMKLLQMEKEHIELKKVQENMPKPKPKQTKKYKITSGAGTNLWKEQEKMLQRVEKDRNQERETKRQQILNQDEEAGGDEDEEEQLKEARMRLEKLLHYQDTSAERTKIIDNASDFALNEDVMWGSAYERALQLKKQQRNLRKWEKIEKERNGRREKIVLDLTIGKDGKVVMTEAVKKKNGNDNVNAASDDEFDDISDEEDLQDLEDIHNLKAEISSQREQERSKLQSRVWDYEKAQAEFSKPVYVPGPDEQTEKVPERPEVQKKVHRVQVGDNDRPSLQDNILAIL
- the DBP7 gene encoding putative ATP-dependent RNA helicase, yielding MSLEDDDGMLLNFTTDVSSEDRVGSKSNSKVTGGKWKDRRRAKLLLEGRKPRGRARGQEFPGAEVSGEGSEDLGEGELEVKRSRYEQVKAREEAAAKPAAPREVQLNAQIVSSLFTSSRTIDTVTNNNAHDDSAEVNPSNAPLVGDTFEDFGITETMVKHLNEKMKISKPTKIQKLVIPPFMQAKNDLFIHAQTGSGKTLAFLLPIFQKILSLGQNVNRQSGCFALIVTPTRELANQIYQVTTELAQCCHFLVPCLLIGGERKKSEKARLRKGANFIIGTPGRVLDHLQNTKVITEQLAPSLRYVILDEGDKLMELGFEETLKEILNIIHGIDIDIHRFPKLPKRILHVLCSATVKGNVSKLGNVTLQDYKLISSGQKQTETTTVPDQLIQKIAIVPPKLRLVTLAGVLTTLTQKHYKLAKTECTRTIVFLSCSDSVDFHYETFSSNDGNYRGLVGDTARLLTKGSTVLPCFSDQEDPNVICYKLHGSLSQQTRTATLKHFATNNDATKGRHLILFCTDVASRGLDLPHVSTVIEMDPPFAVEDHLHRIGRTARAGCEGESLLFLLPGEEEGYMDYIKPYHPKGWKLLTYDEQILRPAFEGLNVRRTDKKKADWDKHEAQAWDNNATTWHLNVERRVLEDSHFKELAVKGYMSHIRAYATHLSQEKQFFNLKCVHLGHLAKSFALRERPKSMGLQQGKAGSAAAASQKKPKEDAKSKMLRMARMAMKQSNDEFNFA
- the GSM1 gene encoding Gsm1p — protein: MTRKLSPQEKMNRKPINTACVFCHSKHLQCDVGRPCQNCTKRGIGETCRDKERKPRKRGPRKLKREGSVDQEQKFEKVASSDNNESVTIVSTIHHNMLVPVVNTAKSSVREAKPAKILKPKKPVDVATKRKNISKLAMDTFQLPLPPVHSQPESSLEKHKKIVSPELLPKIPSLTQLFNPTAEPVISDALLPSNQSSTTNIPSLVEKMNLEHKDRVQEQVADHLSLHTRDHSSNDTSGNSSGGEFGSVWTTEEYTKLNDMLSTPNLSRNGSKTYLNANATWSPSNMIKMDPIDESPNPNTSNNILASAATQNHTINLAGNSLRRTNSRPHISLDQMVGDSRRGDSVTDTSPESQSAETAETLTPYKFRMIVKSAEDLYKHQDLIQPHNYKSAYLELSKFLRSRFIQEGDKAASSQKEERDGPAQLQNIAYSIKSHYAPIFVTLTTNLIAQDLKLQELILQRALLEYESMAKLVNCTPMCIWRRSGEICFASNEFISLTGFSKKEILNQRKFIMEFMDNESIVDYYDIFHEYLAFGSTQGGAFSSSMGTSDGQAIFSECNLLLKNGCYLRCACIWTVKRDGFNIPMLIMGQFLPIFDME